One stretch of Chryseobacterium fluminis DNA includes these proteins:
- a CDS encoding DUF4132 domain-containing protein: protein MEISEKLKSKKTVDYHKNLKKDLKEQAEKGLLSKLFSKTKLKKEVAEFGLLLLGKNDYYDYLTLRSPEAEELKKHIKSNLWEDKDYYELLVYFFNDQAELVKHAWNKMPFKMYQTGYDRRSFRAPNNERFILLNQCNFLRTLLQLPSIYSYDSGYQSYDLSLKEQIIYDNELSNNPSQFYIWSAAIDTGNKEIYQLIEDIIFNKHAEGKVSRNIIKALLNSDQKHCWDLVQKLLLAAQRQEGLRQTVLESLDESGTEALQYMVNVIEENKLTRFSSVVRSVATWTGLGWESEKESVVKNIVSLANRYFNNPEQIAEAVQSKNNNEVYMALWVQGVWDVELTVPYLHQLFDRGNVEKKCLAVKFAIETGDPYIQMPILYKAVLNGDLQVLAFAGQPLAGLLSANVKSKFYVDNPDYPDFFEKLHELTQKIQVKEKKFESIIFSWQNAIFSKSSLYACMFYLVGEDRKKLDLVLSYFDQFELGLREQLTRTILDEFYCYSYSYNFEKKKKAVTPFQKEFAFRIIRDRGESLVASGINVLQQNPLQQEEVLLFYDLFKRKGGNLRKKLIELMMKQEDTVLIPLVNELILKGDVEQRTASLDIMLQLQKDKRIPAQINQWLQQYTERTKVSEREQSMLDQLDPSGDKEILSAENGFGFYDPAVKSEVALPVVEDGSVYRQAIKKNKYGFTQSQDHIRKELKKLNDLFLSHQHYEYETEDWNGSLTKELLGNSFRQIKRNTDGFTGEELTANYPLHEVWEQWYHESGLQPRDLFLLTFVDNCDRKKFRDFLENYVFYHKDMIPNPLKDNYYWNNPVKSILESLEYKFIFQEKNDFLIDACSNLFAHLPDDVISYKAKQSEYYYGNRGDGWQHVGFFNVFLQGIAYRKLTHEQFVKVWNLYRWMQFNGLEENIQYTVPPFYLFCKAYELGIITRDELYEGIFTAERAIQELTTTKFYHHSEKYLETFPFLKPVIDGIRDKFLDIELIRGDSNTSVSHFVQEFQSVYGADRFVQILKGLGKANLYANYIYSYSGDSMTKQKLFSYLLSNCYPLESDTQELFNEMVKKEKISELRLIHAAVYAPQWQKLISNYLGWKGLDSAIWWMHAHTKTGSYQAQNSGLESEVAKYSSVDVQDFQDGAVDKEWFTRAYKELGKARWEMLYDSAKYISDGNGHRRARLYSDTLTGSLKIKEVTAKVKDKRDQDYLRVYGLVPLSKTNPEKDVLNRYEYIQQFKKESKEFGSMKQASEALAIRVALENLARNAGYPDPIRLTWAMETRQIQNLLFKDTQVTVDGVTVGLMIEDDGKANLVVFRDDKPLKSIPPKIKKDKAVIELGNNRKIMREQWVRSRKGLEEAMIRGDEFLYAEIKNLFEHPVIVKHLEKLVFISDEGKTGFFHDGNLVDAQGEVHKLNEDSILRIAHCVDLHNQSVWSDFQHYCFTEKLIQPFKQIFRELYVPTPDELQEKSVSRRYAGHQVHPKQTLALLKTRGWKVDYEEGLQKVYHKEDFQVKLYALADWFSPADVESPTLETIEFHSLKDYKNIPFEDINPRLFSEVMRDIDLVVSVAHVGAVDPEASHSSVEMRAVLMKETARLFKLDNVKIEGSHVLVKGQLAEYSVHLGSAVVHQVPGRYLSVLPVHSQHRGRLFLPFADDDPKSAEVLSKVLLLAKDNEIQDPTILSQIKREFV, encoded by the coding sequence ATGGAAATCAGTGAAAAACTTAAATCGAAAAAAACTGTCGATTATCACAAAAATTTAAAAAAAGATTTAAAAGAACAGGCGGAAAAAGGATTGCTTTCCAAACTTTTTTCTAAAACGAAACTAAAAAAGGAAGTTGCGGAATTCGGATTGTTGCTTCTGGGTAAAAATGATTACTATGATTATCTTACTTTAAGGTCTCCTGAAGCTGAAGAACTGAAGAAACATATCAAAAGTAATCTTTGGGAAGACAAAGACTATTATGAACTGTTAGTTTATTTTTTTAATGATCAGGCAGAACTGGTAAAACATGCATGGAATAAAATGCCCTTCAAAATGTACCAGACGGGCTACGATCGCCGTTCTTTCCGGGCACCGAATAATGAAAGATTTATTTTGCTCAATCAGTGCAATTTCCTGAGAACTCTCCTGCAGCTTCCGAGCATCTATTCTTATGACTCAGGATACCAGTCTTACGACCTGTCCCTGAAGGAGCAGATTATTTACGATAATGAGCTATCAAACAATCCCAGTCAGTTTTACATCTGGTCGGCAGCTATTGATACTGGAAATAAAGAAATTTATCAGTTGATAGAAGATATTATTTTTAATAAACACGCCGAAGGGAAAGTTTCACGGAATATAATCAAAGCTTTGTTGAACAGTGACCAGAAACACTGTTGGGACCTCGTGCAAAAGCTTCTGCTTGCCGCACAACGCCAGGAAGGTTTACGCCAGACTGTTCTCGAATCTTTGGACGAATCCGGGACTGAAGCATTACAATATATGGTCAATGTCATTGAAGAAAATAAATTAACACGTTTTTCTTCCGTTGTGAGGTCTGTCGCAACATGGACCGGGCTGGGCTGGGAGTCCGAAAAAGAATCGGTTGTAAAAAATATAGTGTCGTTAGCAAACAGATATTTCAATAATCCTGAACAAATTGCAGAAGCGGTACAAAGTAAAAATAACAATGAAGTTTACATGGCACTTTGGGTACAGGGTGTATGGGATGTCGAGCTTACGGTACCGTATCTGCATCAGTTGTTTGACAGAGGAAATGTTGAGAAGAAGTGCCTGGCGGTAAAATTTGCGATAGAAACCGGCGATCCTTATATTCAGATGCCTATCCTGTATAAAGCAGTGCTTAATGGCGATCTGCAGGTCCTTGCATTTGCGGGACAGCCATTGGCAGGATTGTTAAGCGCCAATGTGAAATCAAAATTCTATGTTGACAATCCGGATTATCCTGACTTCTTTGAAAAACTTCACGAATTAACACAAAAAATACAGGTTAAAGAAAAGAAATTTGAAAGCATTATTTTTTCCTGGCAAAATGCCATATTCAGCAAAAGCAGTCTGTATGCTTGCATGTTTTATCTGGTTGGCGAGGATCGTAAAAAACTGGATCTGGTTCTTTCCTACTTCGATCAGTTTGAACTTGGCTTGAGAGAACAGCTGACAAGAACTATTCTTGACGAATTCTACTGTTATTCTTATTCCTACAATTTTGAGAAAAAGAAAAAAGCAGTGACTCCCTTCCAGAAGGAATTTGCTTTCAGGATTATCAGAGACCGGGGAGAATCTTTAGTGGCATCAGGAATCAACGTTTTACAGCAGAATCCTTTACAGCAGGAGGAAGTATTGCTTTTCTACGATTTATTCAAACGAAAGGGTGGAAACCTTCGTAAAAAACTTATAGAACTGATGATGAAACAGGAAGATACTGTCTTGATACCATTGGTAAATGAACTGATCCTGAAAGGAGACGTGGAGCAGAGAACGGCGTCGCTGGATATCATGCTTCAGCTTCAAAAAGATAAAAGGATTCCTGCTCAGATCAATCAGTGGCTTCAGCAATACACGGAGAGGACAAAAGTTTCCGAGAGAGAACAAAGTATGCTGGATCAGCTTGATCCTTCCGGAGATAAAGAAATTCTCAGTGCTGAAAACGGGTTCGGATTTTATGATCCCGCCGTAAAGTCAGAGGTGGCATTGCCTGTAGTAGAAGATGGCTCAGTTTACCGACAGGCCATAAAAAAGAATAAGTACGGTTTTACCCAATCACAGGATCATATCAGAAAAGAACTGAAAAAACTGAATGATCTTTTCCTCAGCCATCAACATTATGAATATGAAACCGAAGACTGGAATGGTTCTTTAACAAAGGAATTACTGGGAAACAGTTTCCGCCAGATCAAAAGAAACACCGATGGGTTTACAGGGGAAGAACTGACTGCCAATTATCCTTTGCATGAAGTCTGGGAACAATGGTATCATGAATCAGGACTGCAGCCGCGGGACTTATTTTTATTAACATTTGTGGATAACTGCGATCGCAAAAAATTCAGAGATTTTCTGGAGAATTATGTATTCTATCATAAAGATATGATCCCTAATCCTCTCAAAGATAATTATTACTGGAACAATCCCGTTAAGAGCATCCTTGAATCACTGGAATATAAATTTATATTCCAGGAAAAAAATGATTTCTTGATTGATGCCTGCAGCAATTTGTTTGCTCATCTTCCTGACGATGTCATCAGCTATAAGGCAAAACAGAGTGAATATTATTATGGAAACCGTGGAGACGGATGGCAGCACGTAGGTTTTTTCAATGTGTTTTTACAGGGTATAGCCTATAGAAAACTTACTCATGAGCAATTCGTAAAGGTATGGAATCTTTACCGTTGGATGCAGTTCAACGGGCTGGAAGAGAATATCCAGTATACGGTCCCGCCCTTCTATTTATTCTGTAAGGCTTATGAACTTGGAATCATCACCAGAGATGAGCTGTACGAAGGGATTTTCACAGCCGAAAGAGCAATTCAGGAACTCACAACTACCAAATTTTATCATCACAGCGAAAAATACCTTGAAACTTTCCCTTTCCTGAAACCCGTTATAGATGGGATCCGGGATAAGTTTCTGGATATCGAACTGATTCGGGGTGATTCTAATACTTCAGTTTCTCATTTTGTACAGGAATTCCAGTCTGTGTACGGAGCTGACCGTTTTGTACAGATTTTAAAGGGCTTAGGTAAAGCTAATCTTTATGCAAATTATATATACAGTTACAGTGGTGACAGTATGACCAAGCAGAAACTGTTTTCCTATCTGTTGTCCAACTGTTATCCTTTAGAAAGTGATACTCAGGAATTATTTAATGAAATGGTGAAAAAAGAGAAGATCTCAGAGCTTCGCTTAATTCATGCTGCCGTATATGCTCCGCAATGGCAGAAGCTGATCAGTAATTATTTAGGCTGGAAAGGTTTGGATTCGGCAATCTGGTGGATGCATGCCCATACCAAAACAGGGTCTTACCAGGCACAGAATTCGGGTCTTGAAAGTGAAGTGGCAAAATACTCTTCGGTGGATGTTCAGGATTTTCAGGATGGTGCTGTAGACAAAGAATGGTTTACCCGGGCATATAAAGAATTAGGAAAAGCACGATGGGAAATGCTGTACGATTCGGCAAAATACATCTCCGACGGGAATGGCCACCGAAGAGCACGATTATATTCTGATACCTTAACCGGCAGTCTGAAAATAAAAGAAGTGACTGCAAAAGTAAAAGATAAACGTGATCAGGATTATCTTCGGGTATACGGACTGGTGCCTTTAAGCAAAACAAATCCGGAAAAAGATGTGCTGAACCGGTACGAATATATCCAGCAGTTCAAGAAAGAAAGCAAGGAATTCGGCTCCATGAAGCAGGCGAGTGAGGCACTGGCAATCCGGGTCGCATTGGAAAATTTAGCCCGGAATGCAGGATATCCTGATCCGATCCGCTTAACATGGGCTATGGAGACCAGACAGATTCAGAATCTGCTGTTTAAAGATACTCAGGTAACCGTTGATGGCGTTACCGTAGGTTTAATGATCGAAGATGACGGAAAAGCCAATCTGGTTGTTTTCAGGGATGATAAACCGTTAAAATCTATTCCTCCTAAAATTAAAAAAGACAAAGCCGTTATCGAATTGGGCAATAACCGCAAAATTATGCGTGAACAGTGGGTGCGTTCGCGAAAAGGGCTGGAAGAAGCGATGATAAGAGGTGATGAGTTTCTGTATGCCGAAATTAAGAACCTTTTTGAACATCCGGTTATTGTAAAGCATCTTGAGAAGCTGGTATTTATTTCTGATGAAGGTAAGACTGGATTTTTCCATGATGGAAATCTGGTAGACGCTCAGGGTGAAGTTCATAAATTAAATGAAGACAGTATCCTCAGAATTGCACACTGTGTTGATTTGCATAATCAATCGGTATGGAGTGATTTTCAGCATTACTGCTTCACAGAAAAACTGATTCAGCCATTTAAACAGATTTTCAGGGAATTGTATGTTCCTACTCCGGACGAATTGCAGGAGAAATCGGTTTCACGCCGGTATGCCGGCCATCAGGTGCATCCGAAGCAGACTTTAGCCTTGCTGAAAACTAGAGGCTGGAAAGTGGATTATGAAGAGGGATTACAAAAAGTGTATCACAAAGAAGACTTTCAGGTCAAGCTATACGCGTTGGCGGATTGGTTTTCACCAGCTGATGTGGAAAGTCCAACCTTGGAAACAATAGAGTTCCATTCGCTGAAAGATTATAAAAATATTCCGTTTGAAGATATTAATCCGAGATTATTTTCAGAAGTAATGCGTGATATCGATTTGGTGGTTTCCGTTGCGCATGTGGGAGCCGTGGATCCTGAAGCCAGTCATTCATCGGTCGAAATGAGAGCTGTACTGATGAAAGAAACGGCCAGACTGTTTAAACTGGATAATGTGAAAATTGAAGGTTCTCATGTATTGGTGAAAGGACAGTTGGCGGAATACAGCGTTCATTTAGGAAGTGCTGTCGTACATCAGGTTCCGGGCAGATATTTATCTGTTCTGCCTGTTCATTCCCAGCATCGGGGAAGATTGTTCCTGCCTTTTGCGGACGATGATCCGAAATCTGCTGAGGTTTTGTCTAAAGTCTTACTCCTGGCCAAAGACAACGAAATACAGGATCCCACTATACTTTCTCAGATTAAAAGAGAATTTGTCTGA